A stretch of Mucilaginibacter terrae DNA encodes these proteins:
- a CDS encoding calcineurin-like phosphoesterase family protein, giving the protein MNRRLFIQRSLVITGALSLRLKNTFGFNRSAAVTGKVTANGKPLANVLISDGFSIVPTAADGSYQLSPDAKAEFVFISIPSGYEFPHDKFLTRHYRRLSEGSELNFELVPLKQDDSKHTFIVWADPQVRNKKDVAQMMAQSVPDTRKTVESLAGQLVHGIGVGDLAWDNLEFFNDYDKAIGQIGVPFFQGLGNHDMDYRQGGDETSDRTFKSHYGPTYYSFNRGRAHYVMIDDVRYLGREREYDGYITEEQLAWLEKDLKFVKKDDLLIICLHIPVYNQVKNNKDLYRLLRPFKNVHIMSGHTHYNENNIDGNIYEHNHGTVCGAWWTGPVCEDGCPRGYGVYSVEGNNLKWYYKSMDTDKTNQLSIFIDEEGKASANVYNWDPQWKVEYWIDGQYKGIMKNEPGLDPVATRLYLGDKLPAGRTFPEPRETKHLFVAKMKGGKKIKVVATDRFGDKYEREMEA; this is encoded by the coding sequence ATGAACCGCAGACTATTTATACAACGCTCGCTGGTAATTACCGGTGCGCTATCCCTTCGTTTAAAAAATACTTTTGGCTTTAACCGCAGTGCCGCCGTTACTGGTAAAGTAACTGCTAACGGGAAGCCCCTGGCTAACGTGCTTATATCAGATGGGTTTAGCATCGTACCAACCGCTGCCGATGGCAGCTACCAGCTAAGCCCTGATGCTAAGGCCGAGTTTGTTTTCATCAGTATACCATCGGGCTACGAGTTTCCGCATGATAAGTTTTTGACCCGTCATTACCGTCGTTTAAGCGAGGGCAGTGAACTGAATTTTGAACTTGTGCCATTAAAGCAAGATGACAGCAAGCATACCTTTATCGTATGGGCCGATCCGCAGGTGCGTAATAAAAAAGACGTTGCCCAAATGATGGCACAATCAGTACCCGATACGCGTAAAACGGTAGAATCACTGGCCGGGCAGTTGGTTCACGGTATTGGCGTGGGCGATTTGGCCTGGGATAACCTGGAGTTTTTTAACGACTATGATAAGGCCATAGGTCAAATAGGTGTGCCATTTTTTCAGGGCCTGGGCAACCATGATATGGACTACCGCCAAGGCGGCGATGAAACATCCGACCGTACCTTTAAAAGCCATTACGGCCCTACTTATTACTCGTTTAACCGTGGCCGCGCGCATTATGTAATGATAGATGACGTGCGCTACCTTGGCCGCGAGCGCGAGTACGATGGTTATATTACCGAAGAGCAACTGGCATGGCTCGAAAAAGACCTGAAGTTTGTAAAGAAGGATGATCTGCTGATTATTTGCCTGCATATACCGGTTTACAACCAGGTTAAAAATAATAAAGACCTTTACCGTTTACTGAGACCGTTCAAAAACGTGCATATCATGTCGGGCCATACGCATTATAACGAAAACAACATCGACGGTAATATATATGAGCACAACCATGGTACCGTTTGCGGTGCCTGGTGGACCGGTCCGGTTTGCGAGGACGGCTGTCCGCGCGGCTACGGCGTTTACAGCGTTGAGGGCAACAACCTTAAATGGTACTACAAAAGCATGGATACTGATAAAACCAATCAGCTTTCGATATTTATAGATGAGGAAGGTAAAGCCTCAGCCAATGTATACAACTGGGACCCACAATGGAAGGTGGAGTACTGGATTGACGGACAATACAAAGGCATTATGAAAAATGAGCCAGGGCTTGATCCTGTAGCTACCCGCTTGTATTTAGGCGATAAACTACCTGCCGGTCGCACCTTTCCTGAGCCACGCGAAACCAAGCACTTATTTGTTGCCAAAATGAAAGGCGGCAAAAAGATAAAAGTAGTAGCCACCGACCGCTTTGGCGATAAGTACGAGCGCGAAATGGAAGCGTAG
- a CDS encoding DUF5689 domain-containing protein: protein MKKIHLLMMIIAAAIIGGCKKDNYPGGVPGPTIAVLDLRAVYKGSDITLNEENMSGAKQFVGVVISDPSSRNLAAGNVVVQNYGRNKLLRGINLVLGAAAANYAAGDSVQVIVTGSTLTRVNGTLSITGLSESAITKLGKVNYSVVRAANAAAIMAAPDTYESTLISISNAITEPEPVAGDTYAGNKMINDGFGKMTMHTEANASFAGTELPASANFIGIAVVGADGKIQLWPRRINEIRPLPLVKPSPIIITGYLTNPPSNDNNYEYIQLKATRDIDFAVNNFSLVTCNNAGSGPVPVNGWAIGDARSYKFNITSGTVKKGQYFYVGGFKNIFGAASTDMGASVWGNSTLYSNVNGADFGTATSNLLANSGNIAGIAVFQGTTVNASTVPLDVIMYGGAGNFYSAGPPEVGYRVTNNDYYGTINPITGASQNFYGSGTNTQKLGYPANENFVQLGGVYDAVSGRWTTPRTLISIPLTKTTPVTTLEVADNFTKIVN from the coding sequence ATGAAAAAGATACATTTGTTGATGATGATAATTGCAGCCGCAATAATTGGCGGTTGTAAAAAAGACAATTACCCGGGTGGTGTACCCGGCCCAACCATAGCCGTGTTAGACCTTCGTGCCGTTTACAAAGGCAGCGATATAACGCTTAACGAAGAAAACATGAGCGGTGCAAAGCAGTTTGTGGGTGTGGTAATATCAGACCCTTCATCGCGTAACCTTGCTGCCGGCAACGTGGTAGTACAAAACTATGGCCGCAATAAATTACTGCGCGGAATTAACCTGGTTTTAGGTGCCGCGGCCGCTAATTATGCGGCTGGTGATTCGGTACAGGTAATAGTTACCGGCTCAACCTTAACCCGTGTAAACGGCACTTTATCCATTACAGGTTTGTCCGAATCTGCCATAACTAAATTGGGTAAAGTAAATTATTCGGTAGTACGTGCTGCAAACGCGGCCGCAATTATGGCCGCACCCGATACGTATGAAAGTACACTGATTTCGATAAGCAACGCCATTACCGAGCCAGAGCCTGTAGCGGGTGATACTTATGCAGGTAACAAGATGATTAACGATGGTTTTGGTAAAATGACCATGCATACCGAGGCTAACGCAAGTTTTGCCGGCACCGAATTGCCTGCAAGCGCCAATTTTATAGGCATTGCCGTTGTAGGTGCCGATGGCAAAATACAACTTTGGCCACGCCGCATTAATGAAATTCGTCCGTTGCCGTTGGTTAAGCCATCACCTATAATTATTACCGGTTATTTAACTAATCCACCAAGTAATGATAATAACTACGAGTACATTCAGCTTAAGGCCACCCGCGACATTGATTTTGCAGTAAACAATTTTTCGCTGGTTACCTGTAATAATGCAGGTTCGGGGCCGGTACCGGTTAATGGCTGGGCAATTGGCGATGCACGTTCGTACAAGTTTAATATTACCTCGGGTACGGTTAAAAAAGGCCAGTATTTTTACGTAGGTGGTTTTAAAAACATATTTGGAGCTGCATCAACCGATATGGGTGCCTCTGTATGGGGTAACAGTACTTTATACTCTAACGTTAATGGTGCCGATTTTGGAACTGCAACCAGTAACCTGCTTGCAAACAGCGGAAACATTGCGGGTATTGCCGTTTTTCAGGGTACTACGGTTAATGCATCAACCGTTCCGTTAGATGTAATTATGTACGGTGGAGCAGGCAACTTCTATTCGGCCGGGCCGCCTGAGGTTGGTTACCGTGTTACCAATAACGATTACTATGGCACTATAAACCCAATTACGGGTGCTTCACAAAACTTTTACGGCTCGGGTACCAATACTCAAAAATTAGGATACCCTGCTAATGAGAATTTTGTACAGTTAGGTGGCGTTTATGATGCCGTATCGGGCCGATGGACCACACCGAGAACGCTCATAAGCATTCCGTTAACCAAAACAACTCCGGTTACCACGCTGGAAGTGGCCGATAACTTTACCAAAATCGTGAATTAA